In Plasmodium vivax chromosome 14, whole genome shotgun sequence, the genomic window TAAGAAATTTAATGTTAAAGGAATTAGAAGACATTCTGCTAGGAAATGAATTGAACAcagaatttattttaaatgtattaaataaaaataagtttagTAATAGAATGGCGTATTTGTCtttgttaaatatatttggaAGAGTTATAGTatctaaaaaattaatggaaGAATCGAAGTTGAAAGAATTAAAAGGAGTTTTGTTAGGCAACAACCCTATAACAGAACCCCAATTACATGATTTAAAAGTGTTGTTAGttgatatattatataatatttctaattcaaataataaagTAGAAACAAAAACAGGGGATATCATTAATAATGTTCCTGAAATTGACGCgtattatttttcacaaagTTTTGATTCTCCAACCAATATTGATATGAGGTACCCTAACAACTTATTGCAAAATGTTGGTTCtatcaaaaataataactatgTGTCCAAGAGGGAATCGTTCAATAGAGAACAAtttataaggaaaaataatcTAAAAAGGAGAGACAATTTATCTCTTAAACATGGTTCcctaaagaaaaaagatttgaACTATAAAAAGAGTGTGTTGCAAAAAGATGATTTGGTAAAAGAGAATAACCTGCTAAAACAGAAGTTCTTGAAAAAGGAGGATTTTATACAATCGCGTAGAACAATAAACcgaaataatttaaaacaaaaaggggactcTACAGTGAGTGTTGATATGCGACacaaaaagaatttattGCAAAAGGACATTTCTGTTGATAGGGATAATTTAATCCAAAGAGAGTTCTTAAAGAAAGATGATTTTATAAGGACAAGTAAtctgaaaagaaaaacattttttcctccaaaattTGATGATTCTGTAGATGACACTCCAGCTATAGACAGAAGggaaatattacaaaaaaatcatttaataaagaaaatcgATATAAAAGATATTAAGAAATCGACACCAAAGAGCGATTccttggaaaaaattgatgtgGAAATCAGCCCAAAGGACAAATTACCAAAGAGTGATTTGGCAgataaaattgataaaaaaaaagtcgagCAAATcacgaaaaagaaacaatGGACTATAGAAATACATATGAGtcaaaagaaggaaaaagatgaaacaaaaactaaaaaaaaaaagaaaactacTACTATCAGCACGCATATGTGTGAGAAGACCAAGAAAAGTGAACTAATAGACATTGATGATTCTAAAAGTAAAGATGATAAAataggagaagaaaaagtcgcaaaggggaaaaaattcattgTAGATATACATATggacaaaaagaagaagaaaaaaccaataataaaaagaaaaccattGGTGATTGAAGCGATTATGGAGAATGTGTTTCCAAAGAAGGATCTTGAAATgttaagaaaattatatggCTCTAATGTAATTGATGTGGACGTCAGAGATTCCGTATACCAAGCGACAGAAGAAGCACTTTTCGAAAGTGTTCTTGCAAACGTTAGAAAAAAACCTAGTAGAAAAGTTcaaattttacgaaaagTGGGTATTTATGGAGTAGCGCCACTACTTGCTATAGGAGCAATAATAGGCTTTTCAATAGGATATGTGGAAGTAATGAAGGTACATCTTGTGTGGGACTCTCTAGCTGTAGGTGTTCAAAAATCTGTAGATGTGATTGTAGATAAAGCACCTGTAATTGTATCTGAAATTGGAAAGTGTGCGTCTGATACAATGAATGCAGCAACGACTAGTAATTCTATTTGGGGTTTAGTGGTGTCGGCCGTATTTAATGTTGCGCAATGCGTAACAAATACTTTCGTAGAAACGACAACTACCGTTATCAATGCCGCACTTGAAGGTGCTACTGCAGGTACTGCATATGGTACAGCATACGGTGTAATGCAATCAATGTTCCCATCATTTATAGCTCTTGGAGTCGCAGTccttatttatattatatatagaatAATCGTATACCTAgataaaaaaggcaaattgGAATGGTATCATAGATATGAAAGgagatttataaaaaatataaagaagaaatataataaatttaggatggctataaaaaaaaaatagtatataaATTATCTGTCcgaaattaatacatatataaaaaataaaatgtatatccTAACTTTGCTGTGTTTTAAAACATTAGTATCATAGGTTatgatatatgtatttatttaacatttttttaattttttttttttttttaatttttcacacTTGTTATTCGCATTATTTTGTCAGAATAATATTTAGTCATTATAAATTGATTTTCTTTGTTAATATtacatgtattatttataagtacACATGAGAGATTAGTTTATATTCTCATTGTTTGGGtgatattttgtatatatattcatataatatatatttgcttAAAATATCATTTCTCTTTAGcttgtaaatatatgtatatgacaatttaaaaatattttttagttaaGAGTCCCCCTAGCTTATTATattgaataaattatttcattCTTTTGTATGATATTTAGGCAGTTGCATTTGTTACATTGTTTTCGTTTTCGAAAAATTTTCATTGTCGTTCAATTTTAAATAGTTTTATCGATAATAACTATAAACTTTAATCATcactgtatatatatatatatatatatatatataagtgaatttaaattttatcgaattcaatatttaataattatttatattgcaATGCACCAGGTGTATTAtgaattaatgaaaaatatgtaaaggACACATCTTGCAATTCCCAATTATTTGGTAGGATGGCAGATatagaagaagaaaatgatttTGTGcgattattttgaaaattatgaagGTACAATAAGCAATAATCCAGATAAAGGTAAATGCCAAAATGGTTACGCACATACTTTTTATATTGATAAAATGtatctaaaatattttatcgaTAGTTATGATTTTTGCTGTGACTACTAAAATATGTATTACTACTGCTATTGCTATATTAATTGTGATGATAAATATGAACCGAATAAAGTTTTACTTATGTTACGAAGtttaaatgatatattaaATAGAGAAGGGACGAAGCCCCGAAAAATGTTACACCTAGAGAACCTGAAGCACCTGTGAATTCTCATTCGTAAGATAATGGGTCACAAAAGATAGGCGAAGTCGAGGCATTTACTGTTGTGTCCTTTGCCTTTATAGAAGCTGAGGTAATCATTGATTCCTCTAACATTATATAAACGATATGTAATACATCAAACGCAAATTATTTTGGTCAAATCGGCATAGCTGCTGTAATACTgggaacaattttattttgtttacgTTTACCATAGGGGGGGAGTAAATTCAGTCGTAACATATAAgtattttatgttaatatgtataatttatatctTTCTTAAATTGTAATTATGATGTAGATACATTGCTCGTTTTACGTTTTACCCTTATGTAATAGATTACTCCATTTGGATctacgttaaaaaaaaaggagataaaATACATGAAAATATAGAAGTAATAACTGCGATAATCTTGAATAGGAATTGTCATCACGCGAGTTAGAATCTGTGATGATATATTCATTGAAGAGACAACTATACATGGATTACCATCGTACTTGAAGATGATTGTGCTAGTTATGCATATGATTCAAAATCGTTTAGAAGGGTTACATAGAGAGAAATACTGCCTCAGCAGAAGCGGTAAATTcgtatttaataaaaatgagaaaaaaaggtattACATAAGAGAAGACAATAAAAACGAatctaaaaattatacaatcGAGATGGGATAATTCTGAGAAATGCCTTATTTTTGTAGATATAACTTGTGTAAATGCTCATAAGcggaaaataattaaaaatgggggatcgcgtctttatataatataatatcatataatataGAATGCCCGGCCAGAACTGATATTaaatttcatattaataaacGAACTAGCGGGGGAGATACATATTGTATGTATAATAAAGGGCAggccaaaaggaaaattttacaagaaataaggaaaaatattaatacaatattaaaatataaaaaagcaaaaattgaTCTACATAGTTCGTGTTGAAATTCATGATAGgaattttttactaaaataaaaggtgttcctaatttgttatatttagAAAACTGAGGAGGAAAATATTAATCATCTACAAATGagacaaaattttttagtgAAAATATGACCAAATGGTGCATCTCACCGTTTTCGAAAATGAATCCTTCCTTGGACAAGCATTAGCATGTGCACATACAAATGTAATTGAAAAATAAGAGGAAAtgtctttccatttttacgttCTATGCAGAACATCTAAATTTTactaatttttctatttttttggcatgttcatttttgcgtcATTGTTTTTGATTGAATAACTTATTATAGTCGAAAAATTCCCCTGTTTCAGTATTTCATTGTCAATAATGATTCTTTTTGTGCACAGGTTGTCCATGAACTTAGTTTTTAGGATTCATcttaatttatcattatcattataaattaaatattttgattaATTTGTTCACATATGTTTgcaaatgtagaaaaaacattttctaTTTAACAAAACACGTATGACACGTAAGAAATTATATGttgcataaaataaatgaacattttattgtttaCAAATTTacacattatataataattaattttgagAGCACGTCATTTCATCTGACGTTTTGCTTTCAATATATGTactgtatttatatatatctcaTTCATTCTGTAAACACTACCACAAGGTtgttttaaacaaaaatatgcgGTCGGTACTTTActatgtaaataatatatataaaccaCAAAAATTAGAGGATTTTTTAACagctattattttatacaatatttttcaaaaaagaaaaaataaataatatatttgtgtaATATAAACAGTTATGTTCACACGCCTTTAACTTTAGAATTTTTTCAGTGCGGGAAAAATGCTGCGTTTTACATTACAcagtaaaataatatatataaataaacattcTAAGTCTTTTACTAAACAGTACATAAGGAATCCATAAATTTGCGATTTTACTCAATGTGCTTTCTAAATAgtcttaaaaatatgttccaTTTCAAAATACCTCTTCTACAGAATGAAGGCGTGTTATGATCATTCGTGTTTATGAGGAGATTATTTTGGTTTGTTGGCATCTGTTTACTTTATCACAATTTACACTGCTAAAATTGTAAAGCGCGCTTCCAATCAGGGATATtgtttgatatttttttctcctgcgAGTGTGAAATGTTTAAGAAGCTATATACACATTATGCTAGTACtatttctttccttcttcctttttgatcATTTCTAAGTTGCACATTTTAGTGTTGCTATaacaatttaatatttacgtggcataaaatttataatatatgttatgtCCGTATCATacaaaacatttttgaaaaatgtgcaaatttgtAGTATCTACCAGCAGAAATGAAGCTTTAAGCCTTCTTATCATTTACTTCAATTTAACGTTACcaatcattttcttttttttttttaaattcgttcgaataaatttttaaggtaaggtgaaaaattaattagcaACCCATTTTAGGtaatatgcacacatttcGTCGTTTTACACTGCTTAGCCAGTTTAATAAAGGCTTCcttaataaaattgcaaaaaatattattttcagCTACTAACCATTTATccatttcgttatttttattccccctttttgtataatattattttatataagccTTATGCTACGTTTTAACAGTTTTTCCACTATATGAATTTTCTTACATTTGAGAATGTATAATCTTAATTATTACAGTTATAGTTTAATATGCCAAGGTCAGTAGAACTTCTACACACGGCCAATATGTATCTGTGTTTATGTATATCCCTTTACATGTACAACTTTTATTTGTCTGTACTATAATAGgtaatttgtttaattttatatatatcgtTTATAGGCAAATAACTTACAATTTTATTGatattatatgcatttatttggAATTCCTCGTGATAATTTACTCCTAATTTTATGACATAatctatattattttatcaataATATATGACACGTTTGGACAAAATGATTATCATCATTTATTGAGCATTATTTagatgtatttatttttatccgCCGTATTGAACAATTGCCGCGTCACATTTCGCTTTCTTATAACGATTTattgaaagaattatttctGTGTGCTTATTAACATAGTTGTTCTACATCACCTAAGGTTTTTTCTAAGATTACCACTATGAGAATCATGCAGGGTAATAAGGTATATTCCTTGTGCTGTTGAGATCATATGAATCAGTATATTCTGAATCGTAATTATAAGATGGTTCTCTGTAATATTCGTTAAATCGAGGGGTAGATCGCCTTTTACGTCGCGCTCGCCTCATCATCCAGGACCCGAAAGATGTAAACTAGAAAGTAAAGGAATAGACATGAAATACAAATGTTTTtaaacaatttatttttaataacaacaatatataaatgcttACGCAAAATTGTCGTGTTTgcaaaagttatttttatttacatcaATTGTAAACGAAATGGTGAGCAGTAGCAATATTACTGAAAGAGCAATTAAAGGAAGATTGATAGTTGCACGTTCTGTAGGCGAAGTACTGGTTTCGAGATCATCGCCAGCAGGTTCCAAATATTCTTGATATGAAGCTTCCTGATGTGGAGTTGTCCGATATAGAGATGCCTGGTATGGATATGCTTTATATTGATTTTCCTCATGTGGATCTTCCTCATGTAGATCTGCCTTACGTGGAGCTGCCTTATGTAGAGCTGCCTCATATGGAGCTGTCTGATATGGAGGTGCCTGATATTGAGCTGCCTGACGTGGAGCTTCCAGACGTGGAGCTTTCAGACGTGGAGCTTTCAGACGTGAAGCTTTCAGACGTGAAGCTTTCTGACGTGAAACTTCCGGATGTGAAGATGCCTGACttgaaattttttgttcttgaTTAACCCGATAAGGGGATGCAGCAACCGGTTGAACTCTAGGTTGATACAATTTTGTTGTTCTTGTTTTTACATACTCAAGTTTTCCATCGGGAGACATTTCAAATGTGCATGGTAAGTTATCTAAAAGGGTCCTAggatcaaattttttatatttttcataagaACTTGAATATTTATCCTGGggtttatttaaattaagtGTAAGGAACTGATTATACAAAtcacttttattttcaaGATAATCATAATATTTACCGCAAGTAGAAAAACTATGAGTACAACTTTTCTTAAGAGTGTTATAATCTTCACAGTATTCGTAAAATTCCTTTCTCACTTTccaattattattatcatcatcatcatcaaaAACAGTGACAGGTTCAGGCTgacaattatttaaatttcttCTAAATGGAGAGCTCACGAAATCTTTCCATATACTTGTAAgttctttataaatattttttctttctattTCTTCAAATCTTGGAGTAAAAACTTTTTCTATTTGATTATACAACCAGTAACTCAAAAGTTTATAATGATTGCAAGGAACAGATTCATTGACATTTATTTGAGAGTTGTGATTTAGATTTTTTAGAAGATGTCGACAAAGTGATTTAACACTTTCGTTATGTTGGTAATTGGAATTCCCTAAAACACAGTATTGATCATATTCATCTAATGAATACATGTACTCACCCAAACTTTTATAAAACGATTGCGAAGGTAAATCTTCAGAACAAGGTTcctttaattatatataaaaaataaagagttataaatatttatatgtttggGGAAAGGAATACTTCATTATGCACATAACACGAAAAagaacacataaatatagaacaatatataataataattaatgatcAATGTATCGTTACCTCCAttgttttgtatttttgtttttattggTGGTTAGGTCATATAATATAGACTTAGTTTTTAGCTAGTTGgcaaagtaaaatatatatgtatttattatttgaaaACTCAAATTATATAGTACTCTATTTTGCGCAACAAATGCGcaagtttttaatttggtTTTCTtagtaacattttttatatatactattcCAATTAATggaaaatgtgtatataatatGGATTTAGGTgatagataaaataaaaaacgtttATAGGATTAGCTCGTTTTAATTGTGTACAATagaaatatgtattatatataagagTAAATATTCGAagtaaaaatagaaataaattgaTTCTGAAAGggttataaaatttatttaaaacatatatattaagtaaaacattatgtagaaaatgattaaaatattaaccgTACAGTGCATGGGAGAAATGCGCGatgttttacttttttataagtaGTTTTGTTTGGATAACTGATAAAAGAGAATAATGAAGTGTTCTTGAATTAACTAAGTAAATAGAttggtaggaaaaaaaaaaacaaattaatgaAAGGAAAGCActactttgtttttttattatggaATACGATTAATTTtacctccattttgttataataataaaacaattgcaaaaaaaaaaaaaaattgataaaaataaataacacaATGACAATAATTTACTGCATTTATTAACCAGGAAAATACTCTCTTGTGAATAATGAGAGAATTCCAAAGAATTGTTTTTATATCCgcatgaaatatttttataaagggggggggtagtatttttattaattattgtGTGCATTTTGTAGAAACATCAATAAGTAAAagcaattttaatataaactGTTCGgcaataaatattttttgtttgtatagaacattaaataaatgttagGATTATCTTTCAAATGATAtagaaaaagtggaagctTAAGGAAAGATAATATTTcagtcatatttttttttttccaagagCTGTTCAtgcatttatacatattatcagaatttatattttgttccaTTACGTacacaatttatttttgtattatttgaattaaTTTCTGTTCACATTATGATTTGCagtattttttcaaatttaacaATTAACCTTAATAAAGCATTGCATctgttttgttcttttctttgGATTTGCTATAATAACTGCTATATGACTCTCGCATTATTATATTAGCACTAAAGGAGTGGCATATTTGCACAGTGTTCATCgtttgtataatatatttttttgtagaaataaaattagtcATATAGTTCAACTATtcgttagaaaaaaatatgtatcaGGTAAGGTGATTTGTTTTACGAGATAGGTCTTCTTTCATTAAAATGcaatcacatttttaataattttacatatatgtttttcCACGAATTTcccaaataataatattatcgACCACTAAATACGTAATAGGAGTAGCAATAAAACAACAAATACAGTTATGCTCTTTGTAGAACATTCtacaagaaaatataaatgttggttcagaaataaaatgaaagacGTGTTTATGAATGAAGTGGACATATAAACAATAAGTACATTTCAATGATGGCATTGGAAATGTTGCAccattatataatttacttttttttttattcgtttttCCGATGCTTCTCTATATTTAGAggcgaataaaaaatgtaggaACATTTagtataatacatatataaattaataataaacagAATAGCAAATtgttattcatatttataacaaatttGTTCTCTTGTAGcataaatttgtattttataaatctCGTTATGTGATGTGTAGCtgttttcattataaaaattcatCAACGTAATCCATATTTGTTGTGTGTATTAAagcatattattttacaatgCTATAACAAAAGGTtatgttttataaataatatagttcttaaaaaggattatattaaatataaagcGATAAGACATGTTAATTaactaaaaaattactaaaaaaaggaaaagaacacaaaaattttaaattagaTAAACGGGAACATGTAATTAAGAATAGCTGTGTTTAGTAAACTAATTAGCATGTTACCACATTTATGATGAACGGGTGCACTGTTGTCTTGTACTAAATGGTAGTGCAGTGcagagttaaaaaaatatgaatctACTGATTAATAAATAACAGACTAGTGCTATGTAACTAAtcattttatcaaaaaaatagttatatAATGTAACAACGTAACGTTGGTTAGGGCGACACGTACTGTTGTTTTGTTGTAGAGAACACAAGCAAAAGCGATAAATGAAAGTTTGATCCGAATAAATTAACTTTTGCTCATGTGTACTGAAGGAAACATACTTAAAATTTATCCTTAGAATTTTGTTGAAGAGTAAGAAAAATGTAACCATTCTATACAGGTGGTGTTTTCGTAGCAAATTTATACTAAAATTTACGTTTTGGTGAaaactaattttttcatatttcttGTCCTTTCATCATAAAATGAACtactttttgtaattttatgttatgaATGTTGTCCTGTGAAGAAATTTTAGAATTGATGTGTGCTAATAACGCGCTCTTTTTATCTTGCTCATTCTTTTTTAGTTTATTtatgtgtattattttacttttatattttttccttttacttaTTAGGTTCACTCGATTTGATTATTAccaaaatatttcattatattcatttaagGGTGCACCATCTGAATATTTTACTTTGAATTTGTTCTATACTTTCACATCTTCCATATGAACTGAGGTTGTAAAGTGTGaatacttcttttttctcggtacattttatcattccattttttacttatccTATGTGTCTTGGGGCCAGTTTGACTGTCCTAATGGTCCATATGCTGTGTAGATATTTTGTGCTCTAATATTTGACTGTCCGTATAGTATCTTCTGTAATTCTGCATTTactttttgtctttttttccttttttttctactgaACATAAACCCCAAAGATGTGTACTATAAAATGGAAACGAccggttttaaaaaatgaattcgtaattaaaataaatgattataaatatattaattccGCCAATCATAcggatatttttattataaaagattTTCTATACCTTTAAAAGAAGCCAAAATAAGGAAACTAATGccaaaattattaaaatagaCATGGTATACGTTTTAGGGGGAACCCCCCAGAGTAAATACTCATGTTCTTCCTCTGTATTTCGAGCTGTATGAAGAGCACTATCATTATCCATTGTAGCGTTTTCTTCATTAGAATAACTAACAGAGCCATAGGTAGCATCTCTTTCATGAGAGGGATGAGAATTTTCATTACTATGATGATTACTACTGTGTAAATTATTTCCTTAGTGTTGTGGTTCCTGAACATATTTTAGTGTTACAGAGTCTTTCATTTCTCCTGAAGATGGATGATCTGCATGATTTCCAAATGTCTGTGTTTCTTTTAGGGTCCCTAATAACTGTTTTTATTCAGGTTTCCCTGTTTCAGAAACTAGCTCTAGTGAGGGGAGTGCAGTAACAGGAGTACTAATGCTAAGGACAGATTGATGGTTGTCAGCAAATTGATAAGTTCTATCATTCGATATTTCTGAAGAAATCATATAAGGCGGATTTTTAGATGGTTTATAGAGCAGTTTAAAATGAGTCACAAATTTAGGATCATTAGTATCAATTCCATTATCAACAATCTCATATTGGTTAACAATATATCCGCGcatattaattttgtctAAGACGTATTGATCAGTTTGATATGATTCTTGGCTCATATCAGACCTATCTTCTATAAGTGAAGCACTATGAGAAGAAACGGTTCCATTAGCTATGGATTCTTTTGCAGAAATTAGTGTTTGGGGGGCAGTAGCTCCTGGAAGGGTTGAAACAGAAAGGTGTGTATTATTCCCAGGCGGTGGATCTGAGGTAACACCTGAAGCATTTGGCAGTATTTGTTGTAACGATTCTGGCCTCTCGCTTCCTCTTTCTGAGCTTTCACCAGTATGATGTTGTTGATTATTTTCTGATAACCTTTTAGGATCTGGAGATTCTGCTGCGGTTAACTTCTCTGTATGGCTTGACGTGGTTGCGTTTGACTCTTCTGGTgatattacttttttatcgCAAGGCGGTCCTTTACACAATTCATTTgtttcaaattttaatttatctctTTCTTCATCCTGTGTAGACTCCTTAGAACATTTAGGATATTTCGTAGATTGATTTAATAATTcggttattttcttttttatatttaatgaatataGCATATCAGGATACTCATAACATTTTTCATAagattcattttgttaatctaaatatttttctaaattgtAACATTCATTAAGAATATTTGCATCATCAGTATTATcaaattttgttattctGTTTTCAATTTGTTCTGAAATTTCCacatataaatttgtacATTCTTCCTCATCAAACTGCGTATTGGGTTTATAACTCACAAATTTCACTGTAGTTGACATTTTCGCTCTGTtaattcatattataatttttttttcctttttttcttccaaattgGCATTTTGGAAGAATAATTAATTGCATGGATGTGGATACATCTACAGTTGGTAATTTTCCCTTATAGATTAATTAATTTCGATTGTCATGCTTAAGCGGTAATTAGTAACAACCTTAGTAATATATGCAAAACATTGTGCTCTGATTaataaatcatatttttaaaaactaattattatattatagttgtaataattaatttagtAGTTGTAAAATTAGTGATAAACcattataaaataactaAGCTTGgtaatatgtttatttttcacatgtAGCATCTTTACGTCTTAAATAAATGAGGGACTACCTTTTTCGATTGGATAATagaattaaattattttgatatGTACACTTGTTACGTTTTACTGTTAATATCATTTATCGAAGGGTCAAAGTGCTTAAATGATATGACGCTGTGGTGCCAATTTATGGCTTAATAGGATAACTGCGTATTACTTGAAAAATAATCATTTGAGTTTTTcttgtacatataaatgctGTCGATTTTTCTggaaatatttctttataaatacaaatagAATTCTCACATGTCCACGTATTCTactttatattcatataattacTTTCTATGAAGGCATAATTGTATACTATGAAgcatgagcaaaaaaaacaacccaCTACTGCTTTCGTTAACTAACCAGTCATGTTAGAACTAAAagcaattatttaaatttaattttaaatttactaattttatataaaaaaagtaattaaattggttattctaaaaattagaaataaagtaaaaacagaaaaaacgaTTAGGGTAAATGCATCTAATAAAGAGAATTCCAATTCGGGAATTAGGACAAATTTATcagaataaaaaacaaaacgtcttaatttttcaaaaatttacgCTATATTTGCTctaataatt contains:
- a CDS encoding hypothetical protein (encoded by transcript PVX_101555A); translation: MYHFLAKFFICKLLLCVVLNPYNGTLAIYPENKTNQDGSVELETRKAQYAPSQNKVRWSKEFENSTKLKKKYSNNEAKKVKKVKRKDVQKKQPPPPPPPVDASKGQQSVLNELKETLLVRPQIIETMLKNLEETLLDNKLIAESKLNEVKEVLSDSDQMEKKNVLKVLKENLLSNPSIRNLMLKELEDILLGNELNTEFILNVLNKNKFSNRMAYLSLLNIFGRVIVSKKLMEESKLKELKGVLLGNNPITEPQLHDLKVLLVDILYNISNSNNKVETKTGDIINNVPEIDAYYFSQSFDSPTNIDMRYPNNLLQNVGSIKNNNYVSKRESFNREQFIRKNNLKRRDNLSLKHGSLKKKDLNYKKSVLQKDDLVKENNLLKQKFLKKEDFIQSRRTINRNNLKQKGDSTVSVDMRHKKNLLQKDISVDRDNLIQREFLKKDDFIRTSNLKRKTFFPPKFDDSVDDTPAIDRREILQKNHLIKKIDIKDIKKSTPKSDSLEKIDVEISPKDKLPKSDLADKIDKKKVEQITKKKQWTIEIHMSQKKEKDETKTKKKKKTTTISTHMCEKTKKSELIDIDDSKSKDDKIGEEKVAKGKKFIVDIHMDKKKKKKPIIKRKPLVIEAIMENVFPKKDLEMLRKLYGSNVIDVDVRDSVYQATEEALFESVLANVRKKPSRKVQILRKVGIYGVAPLLAIGAIIGFSIGYVEVMKVHLVWDSLAVGVQKSVDVIVDKAPVIVSEIGKCASDTMNAATTSNSIWGLVVSAVFNVAQCVTNTFVETTTTVINAALEGATAGTAYGTAYGVMQSMFPSFIALGVAVLIYIIYRIIVYLDKKGKLEWYHRYERRFIKNIKKKYNKFRMAIKKK
- a CDS encoding variable surface protein Vir4-related (encoded by transcript PVX_101560A) yields the protein MYSLDEYDQYCVLGNSNYQHNESVKSLCRHLLKNLNHNSQINVNESVPCNHYKLLSYWLYNQIEKVFTPRFEEIERKNIYKELTSIWKDFVSSPFRRNLNNCQPEPVTVFDDDDDNNNWKVRKEFYEYCEDYNTLKKSCTHSFSTCGKYYDYLENKSDLYNQFLTLNLNKPQDKYSSSYEKYKKFDPRTLLDNLPCTFEMSPDGKLEYLHVWKLHVRQLNIRHLHIRQLHMRQLYIRQLHVRQIYMRKIHMRKINIKHIHTRHLYIGQLHIRKLHIKNIWNLLAMISKPVLRLQNVQLSIFL